The genomic stretch AGTTCTTTCATTCAATATTGGTATTGCCAGAATTGGGACTGTGATCGATGGATTGAAGAATATCGAATGTTACAAAAGATAGGCATTCACGAAATAATCCTTCAGAGTACCGTCGATACAAAATCATATTACGCAGTGTATCCGACAAAAATGGAAGGGTATTCAAGCAACAGTACTGATATGATTGAAACGGCCTTGTCTGCTGCTGATAGCATTGGCATGAATGTCCGAATTGGTTTGGGGTTTAACAATGACTGGTGGTCAATAGACACACATGAGCAAGAATGGTTAGACCATGAGGCAGAGGTTAATACAGTAATCGTAAGAGAAATTGCAACAATGTATGGTGGGCATCGAGCCTTTGCGGGTTGGTACATTCCCTATGAAATTCACCCTTTGATGGCTCTGAATAATGTCCAACAAGCCAATTTAAATTTATTACTCAAAAAAATAGCTGGAAGCATTCATTCAATTAGTATGAAAACGATTATGATCGCCCCGTTTTATAATGGTCGGTTGTCAGGGCCTGTGACCTTGACACTTTGGTCCAATTCAGTTCGTCATATTTTTAATGATACGGGGATTGATATCCTTGCTTTGCAAGATAGTATCGGAGCTGGCTTTAACACGTTAGGGGATTTGGACGAAATCTATTCCTACACACAAAAGGCTGCCAATGAAATTGGCCTGAATCTTTATGCAGTCACCGAAACGTTTGAGGAGACTTCGGGAGGAAATATACCAGCTCCGCATCGTCGAATTCTTAAGCAATTATCGAAGACCTCAGATTATGTTAGTGGGTTCGTAGCCTTTAGTATTAACCACTATCAGAATGGGAACGAGCCAACTCAGGTAAACGGGTATGAGCATTATTATCGATACTTTCTCAATCACCTAAAGTGAAGGATCCGCCGATTCCCGTCGCTTTCGCCCGAGATCCTTCCCACATATCTCCAAAGTTCATTTAACTGTTAAAAGTCTTGAACTAGCTCACCCTAATGAGGGTAGGCTAGTTCAATATTGTATCCATGACATCAAAATCATAGGAACATATAATCAGTTAACAAAGGTAGTTGCTATATCTACAATTGTGATAACCACAATATATAGCATAGGAATAAACAAACAATTATAAAGGAAGTGTCAAAAGATGAAAGTGAGATCGCCAATGCCATAAAACTCAGAACCCAACCGGTTGCCGTATTTCGAACAGATATAAAACCTGAGGGCGCTCTAGAATTTCAGGAGGGAAGGTGGGGCTGCGTAACCTCAATGT from Desulfosporosinus sp. Sb-LF encodes the following:
- a CDS encoding DUF4434 domain-containing protein — its product is MKKIWRVLYNWWKGFRRLFRRFRKIQPIFSSSFIQYWYCQNWDCDRWIEEYRMLQKIGIHEIILQSTVDTKSYYAVYPTKMEGYSSNSTDMIETALSAADSIGMNVRIGLGFNNDWWSIDTHEQEWLDHEAEVNTVIVREIATMYGGHRAFAGWYIPYEIHPLMALNNVQQANLNLLLKKIAGSIHSISMKTIMIAPFYNGRLSGPVTLTLWSNSVRHIFNDTGIDILALQDSIGAGFNTLGDLDEIYSYTQKAANEIGLNLYAVTETFEETSGGNIPAPHRRILKQLSKTSDYVSGFVAFSINHYQNGNEPTQVNGYEHYYRYFLNHLK